The DNA region AATACGGTTCCGGGAAACCGCAGACGAACAAAACCGATCAGTGATTCTCCGGCAGTGGTCGAAAGGAAATGTTCTGTCCCCCCACAGCAAGGATACACGAGGGTCTTCTCCTCATCCACGGCAGAACTCGGGCGGCGACCGATCTCCCGACACCGGATACACTGGCAGCTCCCTCCCTGTTCTTTGAGTCTTTCAGCAGCCATCTGACGTATGTGCCCGTGAATCGAACCGGAGACGATGAGTTTTGCAGGAATATCCCGCTGGATACGCTGAAGTCTGACATAGGGAGGAAGCCTGCTTTTTGCGTAGGCGAGGAGATCGACAAGGTCATCCTCGTCATATGTTTTGTATTCTCCCTTTTGCCAGAGTTCTTCGAGTTCTGCGCCGGGGGTGACCAATGTTGGATAGATCTTTAGAAAATCCGGACAAAATCTTGGGTCGGTGAAGAGCGTATCGAACATCTCCCGGTCACGCGGAATCGTGCTTCCGTACAGATTCGGCATAACATGAAAGCCGACTTTGATGCCGGCATCCCGAAGGAGCGTGTTTGCCAAAACGCTGTCAGCAACCGTGTGGCCGCGTTTGTTTAACAGCAGGAGTTCATCATCGGTGTGTTGGAACCCGAGTTCGACTTTGGTCACGCCCAGTTCAAGCATCTTATTGATATGTTCCTCCCGACACCAGTCGGGACGGGTCTCGAAGGTTGTCGCGATACAGCGGACATCGGCTTTTTCGTTCTCGAGCATCAGCTCTTCCACCGATCCCGCGGTGGATTTTTGTCCGGAGAACTCGTTCATCGCCCGCAGACATTCGGAAACGAACCATTCCTGATATGCAGCGTCCCGGGCGGTCATCGTCCCCCCCATCACGATCAGCTCGGCTTTATCGACATGGTGTCCGAGAAGTTTGAACTGCCCAAGTCTTGCGGTCACCTGACGGTACGGATCATACTCATTCTGACGGGCACGCAGAGCCGCCGGTTCTTCTCCGGTGTAACTCTGGGGTGATTTGAATATGTGATCAGGTCCTCCGGGGCACGGCAGACATTTTCCGTGCGGACAGGCGCAAGGAGACGTCATCACCGCGACCGGAGCGACGCCTGAGAGTGTTCGTGTCGGTTTGACCATCAGAACGCGACGAAGGGCCTCGTACTCCTCGGGTTTTGCGGCGGCGAGAATCGCGGAATTTTTCGGCATCGCATCGAGAGAATACTTACGGCACACGGAAAGTTTGATGTGCTGAATATCCGGGTTCGGATCGGAAAAAATGAGTGAGATAAGCTCACGATAAATGGTGTGCTCTTCCATTTGTGATAAGATCAGTGTTCGGCAACAATACTCTGGCTGGATTCCTGGGCAAACGGAGTCTGGGCGG from Methanocorpusculum labreanum Z includes:
- a CDS encoding tRNA uridine(34) 5-carboxymethylaminomethyl modification radical SAM/GNAT enzyme Elp3 is translated as MEEHTIYRELISLIFSDPNPDIQHIKLSVCRKYSLDAMPKNSAILAAAKPEEYEALRRVLMVKPTRTLSGVAPVAVMTSPCACPHGKCLPCPGGPDHIFKSPQSYTGEEPAALRARQNEYDPYRQVTARLGQFKLLGHHVDKAELIVMGGTMTARDAAYQEWFVSECLRAMNEFSGQKSTAGSVEELMLENEKADVRCIATTFETRPDWCREEHINKMLELGVTKVELGFQHTDDELLLLNKRGHTVADSVLANTLLRDAGIKVGFHVMPNLYGSTIPRDREMFDTLFTDPRFCPDFLKIYPTLVTPGAELEELWQKGEYKTYDEDDLVDLLAYAKSRLPPYVRLQRIQRDIPAKLIVSGSIHGHIRQMAAERLKEQGGSCQCIRCREIGRRPSSAVDEEKTLVYPCCGGTEHFLSTTAGESLIGFVRLRFPGTVFRPELDGAALVRELHVYGEIVPLGVHGSGEKRQHRSYGQQLLSRAEETARDAGYSTVAVMSGIGVRPYYHRQGYQRIGPYMIKNL